A window of the Streptomyces sp. JB150 genome harbors these coding sequences:
- a CDS encoding HNH endonuclease signature motif containing protein, giving the protein MNPRELRLVNDCPKWCTEDHTGQAGEDREHHGGAVRELRLPDGRLVLEASLTLEPGEDSPRLVVSGSIESFVDDVQLLDAAGAKAFDEALQRFSSHVSRMAATVRAAEAQRPKPKRKRKNRRPLPPSLQGSTRETRLYLAERDGWQCFYCRRPFERLDEATTDHYVPRSLWACNLPANLVLACEPCNRAKDDRLTWSMAALLLAWEAGEGGAAGDGNGALGAAEGPPARRLPASLTA; this is encoded by the coding sequence GTGAATCCCCGTGAACTGAGGCTCGTCAACGACTGCCCGAAGTGGTGCACCGAGGATCACACCGGCCAGGCCGGGGAGGACCGCGAGCACCACGGCGGCGCGGTGCGGGAACTCCGTCTCCCTGACGGGCGCCTCGTCCTCGAAGCGTCCCTGACGCTGGAGCCGGGCGAGGACTCGCCCCGGCTCGTCGTCAGCGGCTCCATCGAGTCGTTCGTCGACGACGTGCAGCTACTCGACGCGGCCGGGGCCAAGGCGTTCGACGAGGCGCTGCAGCGGTTCTCGTCGCATGTGAGCCGGATGGCGGCCACCGTGCGGGCCGCGGAGGCGCAGCGGCCGAAGCCGAAGCGGAAGCGGAAGAACCGGCGGCCCCTGCCGCCGAGTCTGCAGGGCTCCACCCGGGAAACCCGCCTGTACCTCGCGGAGCGGGACGGTTGGCAGTGCTTCTACTGCCGCCGGCCGTTCGAGCGGCTCGACGAGGCGACGACGGACCACTACGTCCCGCGGTCGCTGTGGGCGTGCAACCTGCCCGCGAACCTCGTATTGGCCTGCGAGCCGTGCAACCGGGCGAAGGACGACCGGCTGACGTGGTCCATGGCCGCCTTGCTGCTCGCCTGGGAGGCCGGGGAGGGAGGCGCCGCCGGGGACGGAAACGGCGCCCTGGGGGCCGCCGAGGGGCCGCCCGCCCGGCGCCTCCCCGCCTCCCTGACGGCCTGA
- a CDS encoding sigma factor, with protein MRNTVPPAVDSDGFTTLYATYRTRVEGYIAARLPRRDSHLAEDLTAEVFASLWRSRYAQGRPVEGAPWGLLSTIAARRVADHFRLARNTREMTSDMTSWQHANRAMASTDTGAWSPVNTGFHAARIGGAK; from the coding sequence ATGCGGAACACCGTACCGCCGGCCGTCGACAGCGACGGCTTCACCACCCTGTACGCCACCTACCGGACGCGCGTCGAGGGCTACATCGCGGCCCGTCTCCCGCGCCGTGACAGCCACCTCGCCGAGGACCTGACCGCCGAGGTGTTCGCCTCCCTGTGGCGCTCCCGCTACGCCCAGGGACGCCCCGTCGAGGGCGCCCCGTGGGGCCTGCTCTCCACCATCGCGGCCCGCCGGGTGGCTGACCACTTCCGGCTGGCCCGCAACACCCGTGAGATGACCAGCGACATGACCAGCTGGCAGCACGCCAACCGGGCCATGGCCAGCACCGATACCGGGGCCTGGTCACCGGTCAACACCGGCTTCCACGCTGCCCGGATCGGGGGTGCGAAGTGA
- a CDS encoding ATP-binding protein, with the protein MSEKDDVSAKAREILEASGIDVEDKGRGPSQASQLVALARERYDLFMSEDGRPYGVKVDGANIALPLRGKAGLRSQLARIFTDEHGGSVPSQSALADAMTVLEGVAQDADPRVPHVRVARSEDGIVVDLGDADGRCVIVRPTGWERAARSPVLFRRSGAMKPLPEPVRDGDGLAKLRALLNTDDEGFQLLVAWLVAAFIPDLPHPILTFRGEQGTGKSYSAKMVIGIVDPSGAPKRTAPRDIKSWATQAFNSWALCLDNVSVIADWLSDALCRAVTGDGIVDRALYTDDDVVVLEFRRVLAMTTIDAGALAGDLAERLLTIELHTIPDRRRREEAELDAAYADAHPSILASLFDLLADVLAALPDVQLEERPRMADFARVLAAVDKVKGWHTLDSYKATARDAVADVLDGEPFAQAVVELVDRAGADGLTLTASELLERVPTPDKLPRKWPKDATRAGGQLKRLAPVLRTIGIEVDDSKRTPDAKRKRLYHLTALPERRYETASAASATRTGTGSDQHEQGGRWGVDASVRNGAAPDAADAAPDAARSAASGVLTLPDQREHQRADAADAADAGMQRLSTDIRPKTPCARCSRPQWNAEGSPLCLDCRTAA; encoded by the coding sequence GTGAGCGAGAAAGACGACGTCAGCGCGAAGGCGCGAGAGATCTTGGAGGCGAGCGGCATCGACGTGGAAGACAAGGGACGCGGACCGTCGCAGGCGTCCCAGCTCGTCGCCCTGGCCCGCGAGCGGTACGACCTGTTCATGTCCGAGGACGGCCGCCCCTACGGGGTGAAGGTCGACGGCGCGAACATCGCCCTGCCGCTCCGCGGAAAGGCCGGCCTGCGCTCCCAGCTAGCGCGCATCTTCACCGACGAGCACGGCGGGTCGGTGCCCTCACAGTCGGCGCTCGCCGACGCGATGACCGTGCTGGAGGGCGTCGCCCAGGACGCGGACCCGCGCGTCCCGCACGTCCGCGTGGCCCGGTCCGAGGACGGCATCGTCGTGGACCTGGGCGACGCCGACGGCCGGTGCGTCATCGTCCGGCCCACCGGGTGGGAGCGGGCCGCCCGCTCCCCGGTCCTGTTCCGCCGCTCGGGCGCCATGAAGCCGCTCCCCGAACCGGTCCGCGACGGCGACGGTCTGGCCAAGCTGCGGGCGCTGCTCAACACCGACGACGAGGGGTTCCAGCTGCTCGTCGCGTGGCTCGTCGCCGCGTTCATCCCCGACCTGCCGCACCCGATCCTGACGTTCCGCGGGGAGCAGGGCACCGGCAAGTCGTACTCCGCGAAGATGGTGATTGGCATCGTCGACCCGTCCGGCGCACCGAAGCGGACCGCGCCCAGGGACATCAAGTCGTGGGCCACGCAGGCGTTCAACTCCTGGGCCCTGTGCCTGGACAACGTGTCCGTGATCGCCGATTGGCTGTCCGACGCCCTGTGCCGGGCGGTCACCGGGGACGGCATCGTCGACCGCGCGCTCTACACCGACGATGACGTGGTCGTGCTGGAGTTCCGCCGCGTCCTGGCCATGACCACCATCGACGCGGGCGCGCTCGCCGGTGACCTTGCCGAACGGCTGCTCACCATCGAGCTGCACACGATCCCGGACCGCCGGCGCCGCGAGGAAGCCGAGTTGGACGCGGCCTACGCAGACGCGCACCCGTCGATCCTGGCATCCCTGTTCGATCTGCTGGCCGACGTCCTGGCCGCCTTGCCCGACGTGCAGCTGGAGGAGCGGCCCCGCATGGCCGACTTCGCGCGGGTCCTGGCCGCGGTCGACAAGGTGAAGGGCTGGCACACCCTGGACAGCTACAAGGCGACCGCCCGGGACGCCGTGGCCGACGTCCTGGACGGCGAGCCGTTCGCCCAGGCCGTCGTGGAGCTCGTCGACCGCGCGGGCGCCGACGGCCTCACCCTCACCGCCTCGGAGTTGCTGGAGCGGGTCCCCACCCCGGACAAGCTGCCGCGGAAGTGGCCGAAGGACGCGACGCGCGCCGGCGGGCAGTTGAAGCGGCTTGCCCCGGTGCTGCGGACCATCGGCATTGAGGTGGACGACAGCAAGCGCACCCCGGACGCCAAGCGCAAGCGCCTGTACCACCTGACGGCACTTCCAGAGAGAAGGTACGAGACAGCGTCCGCAGCGTCCGCAACCCGTACCGGCACCGGCTCTGACCAGCACGAACAGGGTGGACGCTGGGGGGTGGACGCTAGCGTCCGCAACGGGGCTGCACCGGACGCTGCGGACGCTGCACCGGACGCTGCCCGCTCCGCAGCGTCCGGCGTCCTCACCCTGCCTGACCAGCGCGAACACCAGCGCGCGGACGCTGCGGACGCTGCGGACGCTGGAATGCAGCGCCTCTCTACTGACATCCGCCCCAAGACGCCCTGCGCCCGCTGCTCCCGCCCTCAGTGGAACGCCGAGGGCTCCCCCCTCTGCCTGGACTGCCGCACCGCGGCCTGA
- a CDS encoding bifunctional DNA primase/polymerase, with protein MSSKKNAPGATGALSDQLDGGSPTIVAQPTPWRHALTQATEAARRGFHVFPLGRGKLPAIRSPHREDPPGTPPCRGECGRPGHGVHDATNDPDALAALFEQAPHATGYGVACGRGDVPLIGVDLDRKNGVDGAAELQRLAQEHGFEVPRTVTVCTPSGGFHLWFTGPAGARVPNSAGKLAPGIDVRGTAGYLVGPGSVTPAGVYGLHPDLHEPTVYPIPAPLLRLILPPAPVRPVPVGRGAGRLGRRMLGLVRTVLEAHPGERNGRLFWAACKAFEGARTGQADPDAVERALVEAALAVGLDEREARATIASAQRTTGRGRS; from the coding sequence ATGAGCAGCAAGAAGAACGCCCCGGGGGCAACCGGGGCGCTAAGCGACCAGCTGGACGGCGGGTCGCCCACCATCGTGGCACAACCCACCCCGTGGCGGCACGCCCTCACGCAAGCCACCGAGGCGGCGCGGCGTGGCTTCCACGTCTTCCCCCTCGGCCGGGGCAAGCTCCCCGCCATCCGGTCGCCGCACCGGGAGGACCCGCCCGGCACGCCCCCCTGCAGGGGCGAGTGCGGCCGGCCGGGGCACGGCGTGCACGACGCGACCAACGACCCGGACGCGCTGGCCGCCCTGTTCGAGCAGGCGCCGCACGCCACCGGGTACGGCGTCGCCTGCGGACGCGGGGACGTGCCGCTCATCGGCGTGGACCTGGACCGGAAGAACGGCGTGGACGGGGCCGCCGAGCTGCAGCGGCTCGCCCAGGAGCACGGCTTCGAGGTACCGCGCACGGTCACCGTGTGCACCCCGTCCGGCGGGTTCCACCTGTGGTTCACCGGCCCCGCCGGCGCCCGGGTGCCGAACTCCGCGGGCAAGCTCGCCCCCGGCATCGACGTGCGCGGGACCGCCGGGTACCTCGTCGGCCCCGGCTCCGTGACCCCGGCCGGTGTCTACGGCCTGCACCCCGACCTGCACGAGCCGACCGTGTACCCGATCCCCGCCCCGCTGCTGCGGCTCATCCTGCCCCCGGCACCGGTCCGGCCCGTGCCCGTTGGGCGCGGCGCCGGGCGGCTCGGCCGCCGGATGCTCGGGCTCGTCCGCACCGTGCTGGAGGCGCACCCCGGGGAGCGCAACGGCCGCCTGTTCTGGGCCGCCTGCAAGGCGTTCGAGGGCGCGCGGACCGGCCAAGCCGACCCCGACGCCGTCGAGCGGGCGCTCGTCGAAGCCGCGCTCGCGGTCGGCCTGGACGAGCGGGAGGCCCGGGCCACCATCGCGAGCGCCCAGCGCACGACCGGACGGGGGCGCTCGTGA
- a CDS encoding winged helix-turn-helix domain-containing protein has translation MSEDPFVYVYVRVANQVEAEIRSGRLPHGARLPNERDMGAQYGVAPGTARRAVQELRERGLVVTLPNKGTFVVAQDDE, from the coding sequence ATGAGCGAAGACCCGTTCGTCTACGTCTACGTGCGCGTCGCCAACCAGGTGGAAGCCGAGATCCGGTCCGGTCGGCTTCCGCACGGCGCGCGCCTGCCGAACGAGCGGGACATGGGCGCCCAGTACGGAGTGGCCCCAGGCACCGCCCGGCGAGCCGTCCAGGAACTCCGGGAGCGCGGCCTGGTCGTCACGCTGCCGAACAAGGGGACGTTCGTCGTCGCCCAGGACGACGAGTAG
- a CDS encoding helix-turn-helix domain-containing protein — protein sequence MERRPLATLRDIVDFTGLPPRTIYDQRHRGVGIGALGFKVGTQLRWDWADVDAWISQQKGQAAA from the coding sequence ATGGAGCGCCGCCCGCTCGCAACACTGCGGGACATCGTCGACTTCACCGGTCTGCCCCCGCGCACGATCTACGACCAGCGACACCGTGGTGTCGGCATCGGCGCCCTGGGATTCAAGGTCGGCACTCAGCTCCGTTGGGACTGGGCAGACGTGGACGCCTGGATCTCTCAGCAGAAGGGGCAGGCCGCGGCATGA
- a CDS encoding helix-turn-helix transcriptional regulator, whose protein sequence is MAHTGTDTATRHLARRVKEVRMRRGFTAQQLAEALQAQGIAWQRTTVVKLENGTRENVTLNEVLALAYVLGVAPVHLMVDPDTASPYPVTAQVSAPAAAVRSWVRGFKPLDDIDPRTFYTEVPAVEFGKREDHPDRYEWVSDMARYLSRSMGRMYRRDDGSAVLEVELPGRGNRGESGEATER, encoded by the coding sequence ATGGCACACACAGGAACGGACACTGCAACGCGGCACCTCGCCCGCCGCGTCAAGGAAGTCCGAATGCGCCGTGGCTTCACCGCGCAACAGTTGGCGGAAGCGCTTCAGGCGCAGGGGATCGCCTGGCAGCGCACTACCGTCGTGAAGCTGGAGAACGGCACTCGGGAGAACGTCACCCTCAACGAGGTCTTGGCCTTGGCCTACGTGCTCGGGGTGGCTCCGGTGCACTTGATGGTGGACCCGGACACCGCGTCTCCGTACCCGGTAACGGCGCAGGTATCGGCGCCGGCCGCGGCCGTTCGGTCGTGGGTCCGCGGCTTCAAGCCGCTGGACGACATCGACCCGCGCACCTTCTACACCGAGGTGCCGGCCGTTGAGTTCGGCAAGCGTGAGGACCACCCGGACCGCTACGAGTGGGTTTCGGACATGGCCCGCTACCTGTCCCGCTCCATGGGGCGCATGTACCGGCGCGACGACGGATCGGCAGTCCTTGAGGTCGAACTGCCCGGGAGGGGAAACCGTGGCGAGTCTGGCGAAGCGACCGAACGGTAA